In a genomic window of Urocitellus parryii isolate mUroPar1 chromosome 2, mUroPar1.hap1, whole genome shotgun sequence:
- the LOC113176302 gene encoding keratin-associated protein 20-2-like has translation MSCYYGNYYGGLGYGYGGLGCGYGCGYGGYGCGYGGLGYGYGGYGGYGYGCCRPLCYRRYYSYGFY, from the coding sequence ATGAGCTGCTACTATGGCAACTACTATGGTGGGCTGGGCTATGGCTATGGTGGCCTAGGCTGTGGCTATGGCTGTGGCTATGGTGGCTATGGCTGTGGCTATGGTGGCCTAGGCTATGGCTATGGTGGCTATGGTGGCTATGGTTATGGATGCTGCCGCCCACTCTGCTACAGAAGATACTATTCCTATGGCTTCTACTGA
- the LOC144253432 gene encoding keratin-associated protein 19-7-like, translated as MSCYYGNYYGGLGYGYGGLGCGYGCGYGGYGYGGLGYGYGGYGGYGYGCCRPLCYRRCWSSGFY; from the coding sequence ATGAGCTGCTACTATGGCAACTACTATGGTGGGCTGGGCTACGGCTATGGTGGCCTAGGCTGTGGCTATGGCTGTGGCTATGGTGGCTATGGCTATGGTGGCCTAGGCTATGGCTATGGTGGCTATGGTGGCTATGGTTATGGATGCTGCCGCCCACTCTGCTACAGAAGATGCTGGTCCTCTGGCTTCTACTGA